Genomic segment of uncultured Methanobrevibacter sp.:
AGGTCATCTTCGTCCATGTATACTACTGAACCGTCTCTGCGGATACTTTCTATTGCTGCCTGATATACTGGTACTGATCCCACAGGCAATGGGGACATGTCAAGCACTCTGCGTCTGATTACGTCCAAATCTCCGCCGATACTCAATTCCATTAAACAGTCTGCACCGTTGTCGATTGCTATTTGTGCCTTATGTACCTCTTCATCAAAATCAACGATGTCTGTTGATGTTCCGACTGTAGCGTTTACTTTTGTTCTAAGTCCTGCACCAATACCTGATGCTTCAATGTCCCTGTTGACGTTGCTTGGTATTACTATTGTTCCTTCTGCCACTGATTTCAGGATGAAGTCTTCGGATACATTTTCAATTTTTGCAACATGTTTCATTTCTTCGGTCAATATGCCTTTTTTTGCATCACTAATCTGTGTCATAATTTCCCTCAATTAATCTTTAAAACAGTCAAATTTATTTTAATTTTTTCTCATATGAATTTGATAATTTCTTATTTTAATTTAATAGTATATAAATTAGTAGGATAATCTTAATTCAAGAAATTTTGATATGAGTCAACTTTTTTTTAAAAAATAGGATATTTGTGAGGTATATATTAAAAATAAGGTAGTATTGATAAAAATAAAGTAAAATTGAAAAAATGTAGGAATTAGTAAAATTCGCTCATTCTTTCAAATGCTTCATCAAAGGTTGGCATATTGGTTTGACAACCTTGATGTTGAATAATAAATGAAGAAACAGATGATGCAAACTTGGCAGATTCTTCAAGAGATTCTCCATTTAAAAATCTTGATAAGAATCCTGCTCTGTAGGAATCTCCTGCACCGGTTGGGTCAACCGCTTCAGTTGGAATGGCATCGATAATGATTTTGTCTTCATTTGAATAGATTTCACATCCTTTTGCTCCACAGGTTTTGACAATGATTTTAGGACCCATTTGTCTTAATTGTGCTAAATCCACCTCAAGAGCGTCCAGAATTCTTTCAATTTCGTGATGATTACCGAAAAGAATGGTTGTGTTTTCGATGACATCGCATAATTTTTTGGTATCGTACATTCCAAGGTCTTGACCAGGGTCAAAGGATACGAGAAGATCTTGATTTTTCGCTTCCTGTGAACATTTCCAGTTGAATTCAGGGTCTCCTGTTGCAAGGTGAACCGCTTCAGCATTTTCAATTGCTTTTACAGGAACTTTGCTTTGAGCAAATTCCTTTGCAGCACCCCAGTAGAAATAACTTATCTGGTCGTCATTGTCGTCGGTCAGGACAAATGCTGTTGGGGTCTCTTCACCAGGAACAATAATTAACGAATCAGTGTCAATACCTAAATTTTGCATGTGTTCATAGTATTCGGTTCTTTTGAAATCTCCACCTACTGCTGATACAAGTGAAGTTTTTAATCCTAATTTCGCTCCAACACACGCTACATTTGCGGCTGCTCCACCATTAAATGTTTTCATTTTTGTGATTGGGGCTGAAAAATTAGCTTTTGGAAATTCAGGCACTCTAATAATGTAATCATGAGCAGAGTGACCAATTGCTAGTAAATCTCTGTTTTTAACCATAATATCGCCTTTTTATCTAATAATTTAATATTGTGTTTCATCATTATTTAATGTTTTGAAAGTGCACACGGTCGCATGTGTGAACCTTCACAAAAACATACTGTAACATGAGTGAATGCACTTAG
This window contains:
- a CDS encoding carbohydrate kinase family protein — protein: MVKNRDLLAIGHSAHDYIIRVPEFPKANFSAPITKMKTFNGGAAANVACVGAKLGLKTSLVSAVGGDFKRTEYYEHMQNLGIDTDSLIIVPGEETPTAFVLTDDNDDQISYFYWGAAKEFAQSKVPVKAIENAEAVHLATGDPEFNWKCSQEAKNQDLLVSFDPGQDLGMYDTKKLCDVIENTTILFGNHHEIERILDALEVDLAQLRQMGPKIIVKTCGAKGCEIYSNEDKIIIDAIPTEAVDPTGAGDSYRAGFLSRFLNGESLEESAKFASSVSSFIIQHQGCQTNMPTFDEAFERMSEFY